In bacterium, a genomic segment contains:
- a CDS encoding spondin domain-containing protein produces MKINKVLVVPVIVASMTFACGGGKVSGYDPDDTANYLLTFTSTWSSKTHPQDFPSNPHFSGLIGVIHNENISFWKEGQLATPGIKQMAETGSKTLLTGEIDPVIVEGNAFVKLSGEGIAVSPGTVTLRFTARRDFHYMTLVSMLAPSPDWFVGVSGMSLFENDDWIIEKTVDIYAYDAGTDNGATYTAEDMPANPPEKIKKITGYPFAVDGKLSPIGKFTLLRL; encoded by the coding sequence ATGAAAATCAACAAGGTACTGGTAGTGCCGGTTATTGTCGCCAGCATGACGTTTGCATGCGGAGGCGGAAAGGTATCCGGTTATGATCCTGATGATACCGCTAATTACCTTCTGACATTCACCAGCACATGGAGCTCGAAAACCCATCCTCAGGATTTTCCTTCCAATCCGCATTTCTCCGGTTTGATAGGCGTTATCCACAATGAAAATATAAGCTTCTGGAAAGAAGGCCAGCTCGCGACACCCGGTATAAAACAGATGGCTGAAACCGGAAGCAAAACTCTCCTGACCGGTGAAATAGACCCCGTGATTGTCGAAGGAAATGCCTTTGTGAAACTGTCGGGTGAAGGGATTGCCGTTTCGCCGGGCACGGTGACCCTGCGTTTTACCGCGCGCCGTGATTTTCATTATATGACGCTTGTTTCGATGCTTGCACCGAGTCCCGACTGGTTTGTCGGAGTGTCGGGAATGAGTCTTTTCGAAAATGACGACTGGATTATTGAAAAAACAGTCGATATTTATGCCTATGATGCAGGGACAGACAACGGGGCAACCTATACAGCCGAAGATATGCCTGCCAATCCCCCTGAAAAGATCAAAAAAATTACCGGTTATCCTTTTGCGGTGGACGGCAAACTGTCACCGATCGGTAAATTCACCCTTTTACGTCTCTGA